One segment of Parvularcula sp. IMCC14364 DNA contains the following:
- a CDS encoding DUF448 domain-containing protein, producing the protein MPGQQKRRPRLKTPDTIARPAKGRHNDRKCIASGEALSPTAQCIRFVLGPDDHVVPDLAGKLPGRGAWTTASEVAVRQAVKANAFSRSFRGQAKVIEGADGLVDLIRAGLEKRALNALGLERRSGNLVMGFEKVKEGLKKSDFVAYIHASDSAADGRDKILKIISAMPGACTVVSSFSGMQLDQALGSTNSVHIGLKRKKALSTFLKEVERLAGFLPAYEEHGGNPE; encoded by the coding sequence ATGCCAGGGCAGCAGAAGAGGAGGCCGCGACTGAAAACGCCTGATACCATCGCACGACCGGCCAAAGGGCGTCACAATGACAGGAAGTGCATTGCCAGTGGCGAGGCACTTTCGCCCACTGCACAGTGTATAAGGTTTGTGCTCGGACCGGACGATCACGTGGTGCCGGACCTTGCAGGCAAATTGCCGGGGCGTGGTGCCTGGACAACAGCCAGTGAAGTGGCCGTCCGGCAGGCCGTCAAAGCCAATGCTTTTTCGCGCAGCTTTCGCGGACAGGCTAAAGTGATCGAAGGGGCTGACGGGCTTGTGGATTTGATCCGGGCCGGGCTGGAAAAAAGAGCGCTCAACGCTCTCGGTCTAGAGCGGCGATCTGGTAATCTGGTGATGGGCTTTGAAAAAGTGAAGGAAGGGCTTAAAAAATCGGACTTTGTTGCCTATATCCACGCATCTGACAGTGCAGCGGATGGTCGCGACAAGATCCTGAAGATCATTTCGGCTATGCCTGGAGCTTGCACGGTTGTGAGCAGTTTTTCCGGGATGCAACTGGATCAGGCCCTTGGGAGCACGAATTCCGTGCATATTGGCCTGAAGCGAAAAAAAGCGCTGAGTACCTTCCTGAAGGAAGTTGAACGGCTCGCAGGCTTCTTGCCTGCGTATGAAGAACATGGGGGAAACCCCGAATAA